The following proteins come from a genomic window of Mariniflexile sp. TRM1-10:
- a CDS encoding IPExxxVDY family protein: MAVHKLILDDIFEQVDCTLIAIYCTIEDYRLAYLLNKHLSTNLTRRTSNLDFSFNNATYSIFEWEDAKQLTTWSLVSNIYKTEIYKKDNVNSLFNTEEKVTQTLYLVPEYKAVNYFLKIDNQFNLSKEKSILNKILKIQQVVTAFSIDINQLKSKDNLIFS, translated from the coding sequence ATGGCAGTACACAAACTTATTCTTGATGATATTTTTGAACAGGTAGATTGCACTTTAATAGCAATTTATTGTACCATTGAAGATTATCGTTTAGCATATCTTCTAAATAAACATTTGAGTACCAATCTTACTCGAAGAACATCAAATTTAGACTTTAGTTTTAATAATGCCACTTATTCAATTTTTGAATGGGAAGATGCTAAGCAGCTTACAACATGGAGTTTGGTGTCTAATATTTATAAAACAGAAATTTATAAAAAAGACAATGTCAATTCATTATTTAATACAGAAGAAAAAGTAACACAAACACTATATTTAGTACCAGAATATAAGGCTGTTAATTATTTTTTAAAAATAGATAACCAATTTAATTTAAGTAAAGAAAAAAGTATTTTAAATAAAATATTAAAAATACAACAAGTAGTAACAGCCTTTAGTATTGATATTAACCAATTAAAATCAAAAGACAATTTAATTTTTAGCTAA
- a CDS encoding superoxide dismutase — MAFELPELGYAYDALEPHIDARTMEIHHSKHHQGYTTNLNNAIAGTDLDGKSIEDILANLDMNNAAVRNNGGGFYNHSLFWNVMNPKGKGDLSGELKNAIEDAYGSVDAFKDAFSKAAATRFGSGWAWLCVQKGGKVEVCSSPNQDNPLMPGVGCGGTPILGIDVWEHAYYLNYQNRRPDYINAFFNVINWNEVEKRYAEAK; from the coding sequence ATGGCTTTCGAATTACCGGAATTAGGATATGCTTATGATGCTTTAGAGCCTCATATAGACGCTCGTACTATGGAGATACACCACTCAAAACATCACCAAGGATATACAACCAATTTAAATAATGCTATTGCAGGAACCGATTTAGATGGGAAATCTATTGAAGATATACTTGCTAATCTTGATATGAACAATGCAGCAGTAAGAAATAATGGCGGTGGATTTTACAACCACTCATTATTTTGGAATGTTATGAATCCAAAAGGAAAAGGAGATTTATCTGGCGAATTAAAAAATGCTATCGAAGATGCTTATGGCTCTGTAGATGCTTTTAAAGATGCTTTTTCAAAAGCGGCAGCTACACGTTTTGGTTCAGGATGGGCTTGGTTATGTGTACAAAAAGGAGGTAAAGTAGAAGTTTGCTCTTCTCCAAACCAAGATAACCCATTAATGCCAGGAGTTGGTTGTGGCGGAACCCCTATTTTAGGGATTGACGTTTGGGAACATGCTTATTACTTAAACTACCAAAACCGTCGTCCAGATTATATCAATGCATTTTTTAATGTCATTAATTGGAATGAAGTTGAAAAACGTTACGCAGAAGCGAAATAA
- a CDS encoding UvrD-helicase domain-containing protein, with protein sequence MPQNQPFTIYNASAGSGKTFTLVKEYLKILFQSHNPDQFKRILAITFTNKAVAEMKERIIEVLKTFSSPEILEKPNSMFEVICDELQMTPDTLNLKSKNLLNTIIHNYAAFDISTIDGFTHRLIRTFAYDLKLPLNFEVELDQEALLNEAVDSLISKAGTDKLLTNVLVDFAIEKADDDKSWDVSYDFNKIAKLLVNENDIPFIETLKNKTLTDFVALKKQLTAEIKTTETAIVEAAQGVLTLMEECGLEHNDFSGGYLPKHFKKLAEKDFDVAYGNKWQEAIETQTLYPKRVTSDVASTIEQIQPQIASAFNFSKQAVFHLKFLRAFYKNITPLSVLNAINNELKVLKADQNKMLISEFNTIISKEISNQPTPFIYERIGEKFNHYFIDEFQDTSVMQWQNLIPLLGNALSAGKGTALLVGDAKQAIYRWRGGKAEQFIGLFHNDNPFYVEKKLKNLPTNFRSFKEIVTFNNGFFSYLATHIFSNAAYETLYENAHQNISKHQNGYVELSFLDIEKEDDRDELFSENVLRTIQNCQKNGFKLEDVCVLVRKKKEGVAVANYLSQHHIPIVSSETLLINNAPEVQFVNNLFGLLVQPKNNELKIAVLNYLTSLFDIEVKHDFFSSHLPLTLTQLFKSFEVYNVFVSNHNLLQLPLYDAAETIIRSFHLVKTSNAYIQFYLDIVLDFSQKKGSDISAFLDYFNKKKDSLSIVSPKGQNAVQIMTIHKSKGLEFPVVIFPYADLDVYRELEPKEWFPINKEVYNGFSHTLLNFNKDFENFGDAGLEIFNNHKSEQELDNINLLYVTLTRAVEQLYIISTKDISAKGDINNKKYSGLFINYLQHLDIWNDSQTTYTFGTSEKTSKPKVSSINTTFQEEFISTSKEMHNIKVVTKSGMLWDTTQEEAIEKGNLVHNIMSKIKTKDDLDVVITDYINTAIINTIQAERLKNLMIQIVNHPKLEAYYNSNNTIYNERDIITKEGIILRPDRVVINAENEAVIIDYKTGVEDKKHVQQLQSYQDVLQDMKIIVKKRILVYLNDDFSVKEV encoded by the coding sequence ATGCCACAAAACCAACCATTTACAATATATAACGCCTCAGCAGGTAGCGGTAAAACCTTTACGTTGGTTAAAGAATATTTAAAAATTTTATTTCAATCCCATAACCCCGATCAGTTTAAACGCATTTTAGCCATTACCTTTACCAATAAGGCGGTTGCCGAAATGAAAGAACGTATTATTGAAGTGCTTAAAACGTTTTCTTCTCCTGAAATTTTAGAAAAACCCAACAGTATGTTTGAGGTTATTTGTGATGAATTGCAAATGACTCCAGATACACTTAACTTAAAATCCAAAAACCTATTAAATACCATTATCCATAACTATGCAGCGTTTGATATTTCGACTATTGACGGTTTTACGCATAGACTCATACGAACTTTTGCTTACGATTTAAAACTTCCTCTAAATTTTGAAGTTGAATTAGACCAAGAGGCTTTACTAAATGAAGCTGTTGACAGCCTAATTTCAAAAGCGGGAACCGATAAACTACTTACAAATGTATTGGTTGATTTTGCCATTGAAAAAGCCGACGACGACAAAAGTTGGGATGTGTCATACGATTTTAATAAAATAGCAAAACTGCTGGTTAATGAAAACGATATTCCTTTTATTGAAACCTTAAAAAACAAAACCTTAACCGATTTTGTAGCTTTAAAAAAACAACTGACTGCTGAAATAAAAACAACAGAAACCGCTATTGTTGAAGCGGCACAAGGCGTTTTGACTTTAATGGAAGAATGCGGATTGGAACACAACGATTTCTCTGGAGGCTATTTGCCTAAACACTTTAAAAAATTAGCAGAAAAAGATTTTGATGTTGCATATGGAAACAAATGGCAAGAAGCTATTGAAACCCAAACACTCTACCCAAAACGGGTGACTAGCGATGTCGCTTCAACCATAGAACAGATACAGCCACAAATAGCTTCTGCATTTAATTTCAGTAAACAAGCCGTTTTTCATCTTAAATTCCTAAGGGCTTTTTATAAAAATATCACACCTTTATCGGTTTTAAATGCTATTAATAATGAGTTAAAAGTATTAAAAGCCGACCAAAACAAAATGCTCATTTCAGAATTCAATACCATTATTAGTAAGGAAATAAGCAACCAACCCACACCCTTTATTTACGAGCGTATTGGCGAAAAATTCAATCATTATTTTATTGATGAATTTCAAGACACATCGGTTATGCAATGGCAAAATTTAATTCCGCTATTAGGCAATGCCCTTTCTGCGGGTAAAGGAACCGCCCTATTAGTAGGTGATGCCAAACAGGCCATTTATCGATGGCGTGGTGGAAAAGCGGAACAATTTATTGGGCTATTTCATAATGACAACCCGTTTTATGTAGAAAAAAAGTTAAAAAACCTACCAACAAATTTCAGGAGTTTTAAAGAAATTGTTACGTTCAATAACGGGTTTTTTAGCTATTTGGCAACACATATTTTTAGCAATGCGGCCTATGAAACCCTTTATGAAAATGCACATCAAAATATTAGTAAACATCAAAACGGTTATGTTGAATTATCATTTTTAGACATTGAAAAAGAAGACGATAGAGATGAACTTTTTTCTGAAAACGTTTTAAGAACCATTCAAAATTGCCAGAAAAATGGATTTAAGCTTGAAGATGTTTGCGTTTTGGTAAGAAAGAAAAAAGAAGGCGTTGCAGTGGCAAATTATTTAAGCCAACACCACATTCCTATCGTGTCTTCTGAAACCTTATTAATTAATAATGCACCCGAAGTACAGTTTGTAAACAACCTATTTGGACTTTTAGTGCAACCTAAAAACAACGAACTAAAAATTGCTGTTTTAAATTATTTAACAAGCTTATTTGATATTGAAGTCAAGCATGATTTTTTTAGCAGCCATTTACCATTGACCTTAACCCAACTCTTTAAAAGTTTCGAAGTATATAATGTATTTGTAAGCAACCATAATTTATTGCAGCTTCCACTTTATGATGCCGCTGAAACCATCATTAGAAGCTTTCATTTGGTTAAAACTTCCAACGCATATATTCAGTTTTATTTAGACATTGTTTTGGATTTTTCACAGAAAAAAGGCTCGGATATTTCGGCATTTTTAGATTATTTCAACAAGAAAAAAGACAGTTTAAGTATTGTATCACCTAAAGGTCAAAATGCGGTACAAATAATGACCATCCACAAATCGAAAGGCTTGGAGTTTCCTGTGGTTATTTTCCCATATGCCGATTTGGATGTTTACAGAGAACTAGAACCTAAAGAGTGGTTCCCTATAAACAAAGAAGTTTACAATGGCTTTTCGCATACCCTATTAAATTTTAATAAAGATTTCGAGAATTTTGGCGATGCTGGATTGGAGATTTTCAACAATCATAAATCTGAACAAGAGCTTGACAATATCAATCTCTTATATGTAACGCTAACGCGTGCGGTTGAGCAATTATATATCATATCAACCAAAGATATTTCTGCTAAAGGAGATATAAACAATAAAAAATATTCGGGATTATTTATTAATTACTTGCAGCATTTAGATATTTGGAACGATTCACAAACAACTTACACTTTTGGAACTAGCGAAAAGACTTCAAAACCCAAAGTATCTTCAATAAATACAACTTTTCAAGAAGAATTTATTTCTACTTCAAAAGAAATGCACAACATAAAAGTGGTTACAAAATCGGGTATGCTTTGGGACACGACTCAAGAAGAAGCCATAGAAAAAGGAAACCTTGTTCATAATATCATGTCTAAAATTAAAACGAAGGATGATCTTGATGTTGTAATAACCGATTATATAAACACAGCTATTATTAATACCATTCAAGCTGAAAGATTAAAAAATTTGATGATTCAAATAGTGAATCATCCAAAACTTGAGGCTTATTATAACTCGAATAATACCATCTATAACGAACGGGACATTATTACCAAGGAAGGCATTATTTTAAGACCTGATAGAGTCGTCATAAATGCTGAAAATGAAGCGGTAATTATTGATTACAAAACTGGGGTTGAAGACAAAAAACACGTACAGCAATTGCAATCGTATCAAGATGTATTGCAAGACATGAAAATAATTGTTAAAAAGAGGATTCTTGTATATTTAAATGATGATTTTTCAGTAAAAGAAGTATAA
- the rnc gene encoding ribonuclease III — translation MKNIRNILNSRFKRNGNFFMELTKILGFKPKDIKFYKKAFTHRSMNIKDSKGNAINYERLEFLGDAMLSAVIASHLYLEVPAGDEGYLTKMRSKVVSREHLNELGKELNLIGLVESKIPPGQFGDNIHGNLFEALVGAIFLDKGYKYCEKFIYKRVITPYVDIETLEGKVISYKSLLIEWCQKEKRTFGYNVYEDTGNDEVRHFSVKLSIDNKVVAKARATSKKKAEEKASKRAFFVFQNKMSKMI, via the coding sequence ATGAAAAACATTCGTAACATATTAAATTCCCGTTTTAAACGCAACGGGAATTTTTTTATGGAATTAACCAAAATTCTCGGGTTTAAGCCAAAAGATATTAAGTTCTATAAAAAGGCATTTACACACCGATCTATGAACATAAAAGATAGCAAAGGAAACGCTATTAATTATGAACGATTGGAATTTTTAGGTGATGCTATGCTAAGTGCTGTTATTGCATCCCATTTATATCTTGAAGTACCTGCAGGTGATGAAGGCTATCTAACCAAAATGCGATCTAAAGTAGTAAGTAGAGAGCATTTAAATGAACTTGGAAAGGAACTAAACTTAATTGGTTTAGTGGAAAGTAAGATCCCTCCCGGTCAATTTGGAGATAATATACACGGTAATTTATTTGAAGCCTTAGTTGGTGCTATTTTTTTAGATAAAGGCTATAAATATTGTGAAAAATTCATTTATAAACGTGTTATAACCCCTTATGTTGATATAGAAACCTTAGAAGGCAAAGTAATAAGTTATAAAAGTTTACTTATAGAATGGTGCCAAAAAGAAAAAAGAACATTTGGTTATAATGTTTATGAAGATACCGGCAATGACGAGGTTAGGCACTTTTCGGTTAAACTATCCATAGACAACAAAGTTGTTGCCAAGGCAAGAGCTACTTCTAAAAAAAAGGCTGAAGAAAAAGCTTCAAAACGTGCTTTTTTTGTATTTCAAAACAAAATGTCTAAAATGATTTAG
- a CDS encoding ribonuclease H1 domain-containing protein, with protein sequence MSKKKKKYYTVWKGHKTGVFETWNDCKAQITNFEGAQYKSFESFDAAKEALKGNYFNYVGKKAGFKSELSVEQLKKIGLPNYNSISVDAASSGNPGIMEYRGVETKSKKQLFIQGPFEEGTNNIGEFLAIVHGLALLKKNNSDRILYTDSKTAISWVKKKRCNTKLERNEKNKTLFELVDRAENWLKTNTYTTVIVKWETKAWGEIPADFGRK encoded by the coding sequence ATGAGTAAGAAAAAGAAAAAATATTATACCGTTTGGAAAGGCCACAAAACAGGGGTTTTTGAAACGTGGAATGATTGCAAAGCACAAATAACCAATTTTGAAGGTGCACAATATAAATCGTTTGAAAGTTTTGATGCTGCTAAAGAAGCTCTAAAAGGTAATTATTTTAACTATGTTGGAAAAAAAGCCGGTTTTAAAAGTGAATTATCCGTAGAACAGCTAAAAAAAATAGGGTTACCTAATTACAATTCCATTTCAGTTGATGCAGCTTCCAGTGGAAACCCGGGTATTATGGAATACCGAGGTGTAGAAACCAAAAGCAAAAAGCAACTTTTTATTCAAGGTCCTTTTGAAGAGGGTACCAATAATATAGGGGAGTTCTTAGCCATTGTGCATGGTTTGGCATTGCTTAAAAAAAACAATAGTGACCGTATTTTATATACTGATAGTAAAACCGCCATAAGTTGGGTGAAAAAGAAACGCTGCAATACCAAGTTAGAACGAAACGAGAAAAACAAAACCCTTTTTGAATTGGTTGACAGAGCTGAAAATTGGCTGAAAACAAATACCTATACCACCGTTATAGTAAAATGGGAAACCAAAGCTTGGGGCGAAATTCCTGCCGATTTTGGACGAAAATAA
- the fabF gene encoding beta-ketoacyl-ACP synthase II, whose protein sequence is MELKRVVVTGLGALTPIGNTKDEYWEGLISGQSGAAPITYFDTEKFKTKFACELKNFNATDFIDRKLASRMDKFTQYAMVAADEAIADAKLDLDAVNKLRVGVIWGAGIGGLETFQEEVLNFAKGDGTPRFNPFFIPKMIADIAPGNISIKYGFMGPNYTTVSACASSANAMFDALNSIRLGHCDIVVTGGSEAAVTIAGMGGFNAMHALSTRNESPETASRPFDATRDGFVLGEGAGALILEEYEHAKARGAKIYAEFVGGGLSSDAYHMTAPHPEGRGVVAVMKNCLENAGLKPEDVDHINTHGTSTPLGDVAELKAISEIFGSHAKHININSTKSMTGHLLGAAGAIEAISAILAMEHGIIPPTINHTTVDENIDPELNLTLNKAQKRNIKVAMSNTFGFGGHNACVLFKKLD, encoded by the coding sequence ATGGAATTAAAACGAGTTGTAGTCACGGGTCTAGGGGCTTTAACACCTATTGGCAATACCAAAGACGAATATTGGGAAGGCTTAATTAGTGGTCAAAGTGGTGCTGCGCCTATAACATATTTTGATACCGAAAAGTTTAAAACCAAATTTGCTTGCGAATTAAAAAACTTTAATGCTACCGATTTTATTGACAGAAAGCTTGCCAGTAGAATGGATAAATTTACACAGTATGCCATGGTAGCAGCCGATGAGGCTATTGCCGATGCTAAGTTAGATTTAGATGCCGTAAATAAATTACGGGTAGGTGTTATATGGGGTGCAGGTATTGGAGGTTTAGAAACTTTTCAGGAAGAAGTTTTGAACTTTGCTAAAGGTGACGGAACACCAAGATTTAATCCGTTCTTTATTCCTAAAATGATTGCAGACATTGCGCCAGGAAACATATCCATTAAATATGGATTTATGGGGCCAAATTACACAACGGTTTCTGCTTGTGCTTCTTCAGCAAACGCTATGTTTGATGCATTAAACTCAATTCGTTTAGGGCATTGTGATATAGTTGTTACAGGTGGAAGCGAAGCAGCAGTTACTATTGCTGGAATGGGTGGTTTTAATGCCATGCATGCCCTTTCAACTAGAAACGAAAGTCCAGAAACAGCATCGAGACCTTTTGATGCTACTAGAGATGGCTTTGTACTTGGCGAAGGCGCAGGTGCACTTATTTTAGAAGAATATGAGCATGCAAAGGCAAGGGGAGCAAAAATTTATGCTGAGTTTGTTGGCGGAGGTTTATCGTCTGATGCTTACCACATGACAGCACCACATCCAGAAGGAAGAGGTGTTGTTGCCGTAATGAAAAATTGTTTAGAAAATGCAGGCCTAAAACCGGAAGATGTAGACCATATTAATACTCATGGAACTTCTACACCATTAGGCGATGTTGCAGAATTAAAAGCAATTTCAGAAATATTCGGTAGTCATGCTAAGCATATAAATATTAATTCAACAAAATCAATGACTGGACACTTATTGGGTGCTGCAGGAGCTATCGAAGCTATTTCGGCTATATTGGCTATGGAACATGGTATTATTCCGCCAACTATTAACCACACTACGGTAGATGAAAATATTGATCCAGAACTAAATTTAACTTTAAACAAAGCCCAAAAACGCAATATTAAAGTAGCAATGAGTAATACATTTGGATTTGGCGGACATAACGCTTGTGTATTATTTAAAAAATTAGACTGA
- the purN gene encoding phosphoribosylglycinamide formyltransferase — translation MKRIVIFASGSGTNAENIIKFFHNSEHASVVLVLTNNPHAKVLDRCKNLKVSALSFNKIAFTETNDVLNILKASKPDLIVLAGFLWKFPEFILNEFPNKVINVHPALLPKYGGKGMYGRYVHEAIVANKEVETGITIHFANEHYDEGAIIFQAKCMVSDADTAEDVAAKIHELEMAHFPKVVEKLLLEKL, via the coding sequence ATGAAACGTATAGTAATTTTTGCTTCCGGATCTGGAACCAATGCTGAAAATATAATTAAATTTTTTCACAACAGCGAACATGCGTCTGTTGTTTTAGTGCTTACAAATAATCCTCATGCCAAAGTTTTAGACCGATGCAAAAACTTAAAGGTTAGCGCGTTATCGTTTAATAAAATAGCTTTTACAGAAACCAATGATGTGCTTAACATTTTAAAAGCTTCAAAGCCCGATTTAATTGTTTTGGCTGGTTTTTTATGGAAATTTCCTGAGTTTATTCTAAATGAATTCCCAAATAAAGTTATTAATGTTCACCCAGCGTTATTGCCTAAATATGGGGGTAAAGGTATGTACGGTAGATATGTACATGAAGCTATTGTTGCAAATAAAGAGGTTGAAACGGGTATAACCATTCATTTTGCAAACGAACATTACGATGAAGGCGCCATTATTTTTCAGGCAAAATGTATGGTGAGTGATGCCGATACAGCTGAAGATGTTGCAGCTAAAATTCACGAATTGGAAATGGCCCATTTTCCGAAAGTTGTTGAAAAGCTGCTGTTAGAAAAACTTTAA
- a CDS encoding PfkB family carbohydrate kinase, with translation MSKLVIVGTVAFDAIETPFGKTDKILGGAATFIGLAASHFNIDAAAVSIVGGDFPQKYLDLLSNKNIDISGIEIVKEGKTFFWSGRYHNDMNSRDTLVTELNTLADFNPVVPENYRDAEIVMLGNLHPIVQLSVLDQMVNKPKLVILDTMNFWMDSALDDLHNVMKRVDVITINDEEARQLTGEYSLVVAARKIHAMGPKYVVIKKGEHGALLFHNDEVFYAPALPLEEVFDPTGAGDTFAGGFAGYIAKTGDTSFENMKNAVIFGSTLASFCVEKFGTERMKNLKSEEIHKRLLQFKQLTQFNIKLA, from the coding sequence ATGAGCAAATTAGTAATTGTTGGCACCGTAGCTTTTGATGCTATAGAAACGCCTTTCGGTAAAACCGATAAAATTCTTGGTGGTGCTGCAACATTTATTGGTTTAGCTGCTTCACATTTTAATATTGATGCTGCTGCAGTCTCTATTGTGGGGGGCGATTTTCCTCAAAAATATTTAGATCTTTTATCAAATAAAAACATTGATATTTCGGGTATCGAAATTGTTAAAGAAGGAAAAACATTCTTTTGGAGTGGTCGTTACCATAATGATATGAATTCTAGAGATACATTGGTTACCGAACTAAACACCCTTGCCGATTTTAACCCCGTAGTTCCTGAAAATTATCGTGATGCAGAAATTGTGATGTTAGGAAATTTGCATCCTATCGTCCAATTGAGTGTATTAGACCAAATGGTTAATAAACCAAAATTGGTTATTTTAGATACTATGAATTTTTGGATGGATAGTGCCCTTGATGATTTACATAACGTTATGAAACGTGTAGATGTTATTACTATAAACGATGAAGAAGCCAGGCAACTTACCGGAGAGTACTCTTTGGTAGTGGCTGCCAGAAAAATTCATGCCATGGGACCTAAATATGTAGTGATTAAAAAAGGCGAGCATGGTGCATTATTGTTTCATAATGATGAGGTGTTTTACGCTCCGGCTTTGCCTTTAGAAGAAGTATTTGACCCAACAGGAGCAGGTGATACCTTTGCGGGAGGATTTGCAGGCTATATTGCCAAAACAGGAGATACGTCCTTTGAGAACATGAAGAATGCTGTGATTTTTGGATCGACACTAGCATCGTTTTGTGTTGAAAAATTTGGAACCGAACGTATGAAAAATTTAAAAAGCGAAGAAATACATAAACGATTGTTACAATTTAAGCAATTAACACAATTCAATATAAAATTAGCATAA
- a CDS encoding amidophosphoribosyltransferase, with the protein MSDSIKHECGIAVLRLLKPLEFYKEKYGSAFYGVNKMYLMMEKQHNRGQDGAGFASIKLNTKPGERYISRVRSIAQQPIQDIFAQINERVNKEFLAHPEYTDDVALQKKHIPYIGEVFLGHVRYGTFGKNSVESVHPFLRQNNWMHRNLIMAGNFNMTNVKELFSNLIRLGQHPKEYTDTITIMEKIGHFLDDAVSKIYKDVKKEGFSKMDASPLIAERLNVAKILRKAAKNWDGGYAMAGLIGHGDSFVLRDPAGIRPTYYYQDDEIVVIASERPVIQTVFNVKFEDVKELEPGHAIITKKSGKVVIKKILEPLERKACSFERIYFSRGSDAEIYQERKMLGKLLMPKVLDAIDNDTKNTVFSYIPNTAETSFFGMIETAEAALNKKKTAAILTGQRSISADKVTEVLSERIRVEKIAIKDVKLRTFITEDSSRDDLVAHVYDVTYGVIKPNDNLVIIDDSIVRGTTLKKSILKMLDRLNPKKIVVVSSAPQIRYPDCYGIDMANLESLVAFRAALELLKETNKYHIVEEVYNKCIDQTELEDVYVQNFVKEIYDPFTDEQISDKIAELLSDESIKAEVKIIFQSVENLHKACPEHLGDWYFTGNYPTVGGNRVVNRAFINFYEGNKERAY; encoded by the coding sequence ATGAGTGATTCAATAAAACACGAATGTGGCATAGCCGTTTTAAGACTTTTAAAACCGTTAGAATTTTATAAAGAAAAATATGGAAGTGCTTTTTATGGGGTAAATAAAATGTACCTCATGATGGAAAAACAGCATAACCGTGGGCAAGACGGTGCAGGTTTTGCAAGCATTAAATTAAACACAAAACCAGGAGAGCGCTATATTAGTCGTGTACGTTCTATAGCACAACAACCCATTCAAGATATATTTGCTCAAATTAACGAACGCGTTAATAAAGAATTCTTGGCACATCCTGAATATACGGATGATGTAGCTCTACAAAAAAAGCACATACCTTATATAGGCGAGGTGTTTTTAGGGCATGTTCGCTATGGTACTTTCGGAAAAAACAGCGTTGAAAGTGTGCACCCGTTTTTAAGACAAAACAATTGGATGCACCGAAATTTAATTATGGCGGGCAACTTTAACATGACCAATGTTAAAGAACTATTTAGCAATCTTATTCGTTTAGGGCAACATCCCAAAGAATATACCGATACCATTACTATTATGGAAAAAATCGGTCATTTTTTGGATGATGCCGTAAGTAAAATTTATAAAGACGTAAAAAAAGAAGGTTTTAGTAAAATGGATGCTTCTCCATTAATAGCCGAACGATTAAACGTAGCAAAAATTTTAAGAAAAGCGGCTAAAAATTGGGATGGCGGTTATGCCATGGCAGGACTCATTGGTCATGGTGATTCGTTTGTATTAAGGGATCCGGCAGGAATAAGACCAACATACTATTATCAAGATGATGAAATTGTTGTCATTGCATCCGAACGTCCAGTTATTCAAACCGTATTCAATGTGAAATTTGAAGACGTAAAAGAATTAGAACCAGGGCATGCTATTATTACTAAAAAATCTGGTAAAGTAGTTATTAAAAAAATATTAGAGCCTTTAGAGCGCAAAGCATGTTCGTTTGAGCGTATTTATTTCTCTAGAGGAAGTGATGCCGAAATTTATCAAGAACGTAAGATGCTAGGTAAATTATTAATGCCTAAGGTTTTGGATGCCATTGATAATGACACAAAAAACACGGTGTTTTCTTATATTCCGAATACGGCTGAAACCTCGTTTTTTGGAATGATAGAAACTGCCGAAGCTGCTTTAAACAAAAAGAAAACGGCTGCTATTTTAACGGGGCAACGTTCTATTTCTGCAGATAAAGTTACCGAAGTGCTATCAGAGCGCATTCGCGTAGAGAAAATTGCCATTAAAGACGTCAAGCTAAGAACATTTATAACCGAAGATAGTAGTAGAGACGATTTGGTAGCGCACGTTTATGATGTTACCTATGGCGTTATTAAACCAAACGACAATTTAGTGATTATTGATGATAGTATTGTAAGAGGTACCACATTAAAGAAGAGTATTTTAAAAATGCTCGATCGTTTAAACCCGAAGAAGATTGTCGTGGTTTCGTCGGCACCTCAAATACGCTATCCTGATTGTTATGGTATTGATATGGCCAATCTGGAAAGCTTAGTGGCTTTTAGAGCTGCATTGGAACTATTAAAAGAAACCAATAAGTATCATATTGTAGAAGAAGTTTATAATAAATGTATAGATCAAACGGAGTTAGAAGATGTTTATGTACAGAATTTTGTGAAAGAGATTTATGATCCTTTTACAGATGAACAAATCTCTGATAAAATAGCAGAACTTTTAAGCGATGAAAGCATAAAAGCCGAAGTCAAAATTATTTTCCAATCAGTTGAAAATTTACATAAAGCATGTCCAGAACATTTGGGCGATTGGTATTTTACAGGAAACTATCCAACCGTTGGTGGTAATAGAGTTGTAAACCGTGCTTTTATTAATTTTTACGAAGGCAATAAAGAACGTGCTTATTAA
- a CDS encoding acyl carrier protein → MSDIASRVKAIIVDKLGVDENEVVTEASFTNDLGADSLDTVELIMEFEKEFDIQIPDDQAENIATVGQAISYIEAAK, encoded by the coding sequence ATGTCAGACATTGCATCAAGAGTAAAAGCGATTATCGTAGACAAATTAGGAGTTGATGAGAACGAAGTTGTAACTGAAGCAAGCTTCACAAACGATTTAGGAGCAGACTCTTTAGACACTGTAGAATTAATAATGGAATTCGAAAAAGAGTTCGATATTCAAATTCCAGATGATCAAGCTGAAAATATTGCAACAGTTGGTCAAGCTATCTCTTATATAGAAGCTGCAAAATAA